Genomic window (Arcobacter aquimarinus):
AATTCTCTTCCAGCTATAATTTTTCTAGTGAAATCTTTTAATTGAGCTTTATTTGGTAATTCACCAACTAATAATAAATAAGCAACCTCTTCAAAGTTAGCTTTTAAAGCTAAATCTGCGATATCGTATCCTCTATAGTTAAGACCGTTTCCTAATCCACAAGTACAAATTGCTGATTGTCCAGCTGTAACACCCGCTAATCCACTCATATTTTCTCCTTAGTTTTTATTCAAATGTAGTTTTGTGTAAAGCTAATTACTTAGCTTTACCTTTTGAAAATAATTCATCCATTTTTTGCTCATAAGCATGGTAATTTAACATATCGTATAATTCCATTCTTGTTTGCATTGTATTAAGAACACCTTCTTGTGTACCTTTATCTTTTAATTCTTGGTATACAGCTAAAGCAGCTTTATTCATTGCTCTAAATGCTGATAATGGATATAAAACCATTGCAATACCAACAGATGCTAATTCTTCAGTTGTAAATAATGGAGTTGCACCAAATTCAGTAATGTTTGCTAATACAGGAACACTCATTTGCTCTGTAAATTCTTTGTACTCTTTTAAAGTGTGAACTGCTTCTGCAAAAATAGCATCAGCTCCAGCTTCAACGTAAGCTTTTGCTCTAGCAATTGCTGCTTCTTGACCTTCAGATGCATGTGCATCAGTTCTAGCAATGATGTAGAAATCAGGGTCTAATTGTTTTTTAGCATCAACAGCTGCTCTAATTCTGTCACACATTTCTTCAGTAGATACTAATTCTTTATTTGGTCTGTGTCCACATCTTTTTGCAGCAACTTGATCTTCAATATGCATACCAGCAGCACCAGATCTAATAAATTCTTTAACTGTTCTAGCAACATTAAATGCATGTCCCCAACCAGTATCAGCATCAACGATTAATGGAGTATCACAAATAGAAGTAATTCTTCTAATATCAATACATACATCTTCGATCATTGTCATACCTAAGTCTGGTAAACCGTAAGAAGCATTTGCAATACCTCCACCTGATAAGTAGATAGCTTTATGTCCTACTTTTGTAGCTTGTAATGCTTGGTAAGCATTAATTGTTCCTACGATTTGTAAAGGAGACTCTTCTTTTAAGGCTTCTCTAAATTTTTTTCCTGCGCTCATACACATCCTTTAAATTTAAGTTGAATATCATTATACATAATTTATACATTTAAGTATTGTATGATTTTTGGAAGATAAATCACAATTTATTTAAAAAAAAATAAAAAATGTACAATATTTGTTTTTTTTGTAAAAAATGGTACAATATACAAAAAAACAATTTAAGGTTGCTTATGAATTATAAAAATTCAATAGAAAAATTTATAGAAATTTTTAAACGATCAAATTTAAGTATTTCAAAATTTGCTTCTATGATAAATAAGGATAGAAGAACTGTAACATCGTGGATTGATAATATTACAGATGTTGAGCCAAATAAAGAAATAAAGGATAAAATTTGTCAGCTTTTTAGATATCCTGATTATATTTGGGAAGACGGATGTAATGGAGAAGAGTTTTTAAAATCAATTACTCAAATACCTCAAAAAGAGGTAAGAATTATTGATGAGGATTATTATGGACGATTAAAATATATAATGGAAATGGAAAGAAATAGAAGATTTGTTATTCAAGCACAATTTCCAGGACCTATGTATAGAGATTCTGCTGTACAAAAAGTGTACAAAAGTACAACAAGTCCAGATATAGAAGAATTAAAACAAGCAAGAATTGATCAAATGTTAAGATATGATTATGACACAACTGAATGGTATTCAATAAAATCAATTTTATCTTTTTGTTTTGCTAGTATTGGGAACTTTTATACAAAAGAAGAAAAAATAAAAATATTAGAATTAATATATGAATTATTCAATAATAATTACAATAAAAAGCTTTTTTTATTTGATTCATTTTCAAGAAAAATTTATGGAATGGAAACTACATATATTTCAATAAATGTAAAACAAAAAATTCTATTTTTTAAATCTCCAATTGAATCAGTTTTTATAGAAATTAGAAATAAGTCTTTAGTTGAAAGAATGCATAAATATTATAGTTCTCCTATTGAAGCTCCTTCTCATGTTAATTTTTTAGAATCTGTTAAAATTATAAAAATATTACAAGATGCTTTAAAATATGGAAATGATATAAAGCAAGCTTATGAAGCAATAAATCGTGAGACAAATTATGGAGAACTTTTTTATAATAATCTAAGTATAGATTTACAAAAAGAGGTATCTTCTCCAAAATTTGGACAAAAAAGAAATTAAGGAATAGATATGAAAATAGTTATTTTAGATAGGGCAACTTTGGGATTTGATATAAATATTGATATTTTTTCAAAATTCGGAAAACTTGTATCTTATGATATGACAAAAAATGATGAAACAAAACAAAGAATAAAAGATGCAGATATAGTTCTTACTAATAAAGTCGTTATTGGTAAAGATGAAATGGATAATTCAAAAGTAAAACTTATCTGTATAACTGCAACGGGTATGAATAATGTTGATTTAGAATATGCAAAGCAAAAAAATATTCAGGTTAAAAATGTAGCAGGATATTCAACTTCTAGTGTAGTTCAAGTTGCTTTTTCTATGATTTTTCAAATAGTAACAAAACTAAATTATTACAAAAGTTATGTGGACGAAGGAAGTTGGCAGAAATCAAATATTTTTACTCATATAGATGAACCATTTTATGAACTAGATAATAAAAGAGTTGGAATTATTGGTTTAGGAGAAATTGGTAGAGATTTTGCAAAAAAAGCATCTGCTTTTAATTGCGAAGTTATTTATTATTCAACAAGTGGGAAAAATTCTAATAGTAACTATAAGCAAGTGAGTTTAGATGAGTTATTGAAAACAAGTGATATTATTTCTATTCATGCACCTTTAAATGAAAATACTAAAAATTTATTAAATTATGAAAATATGAAAAATATAAAAGAGGGTGCAATTTTACTAAATCTTGGTCGAGGTGGAATTATAAATGAATCTGATTTAGCAAAAATCATAGATGAAAAAGAGATTTATTGCGGAATTGATGTTGTTTCGGTTGAGCCAATTTTAGAAGAAAATCCACTTTTAAAAGTTTCAAATAAAAACAGACTTTTATTAACTCCACATATTGGTTGGGCAAGTGTTGAAGCTAGAAATAGACTCGTAAAAATGGTTGCTAGAAATATTGAAGAGACTACTTTTTAGTCTCTTTTTTACCAAAGAAAAATCTAAATATTTTTTGAAAAAAAGATAATCTCTTTTTTTCAATTTTTTCTTTTACCTCTTTTGATAAATTTTCCAAATTTTTTGGTCTATAAAGTGTTTCTTCTAAAATTTCCACTATTTTTTCTCACCTAAAAAATTTTGAAGTTCTTTCATGGCTTCTTCATTTTTGATTGTAAATTTAATCTCTATTCTTCGTGAAGCATCTTTATCTTCAACTCCATTTTTATCTAATATTAAATCAGAAGATGACCTTCCACTTGAATTTACATAAGTGCTTAAAAGTTTTCTATCAATAATATTTGATTCATATAAAAACTGCATAACAGCATGAGCTCTTTGTTGTGATAAAGCAAGATTTGAAAGATATGTTCCGTCACTATTTGTATGTCCTTCAATAGTTATGCTTTCAATATATTTTTTTATATCTTTATCTCCAAGAAGAGTAGTTAAATATTTTTTCAAAGTATTACTTAACTCTTTTTTAGACTCTTCTTTTAATTTATACTCATTTTGGTCAAATAAAATATTTGAAGAGAATTTTATAGCTCCACTTTTTTCATCTACGTTTATGGATTTACCAAGTTTTTCTCTTAATTTTGCAATAACATTTAATTTAATTCCTGTTAAGTTTTTGATTTTTAGTTTTGCAACATCAAATTCTTCAACCATTTTTTGATGAATTTGAGTTTGAACAAGTAATTTATCAGCAAGTAATGTTAACTCTTCATCTTTTAAACTTATCATATTTGTTTTATCTAAAAGTTCAGTTGAGAGTTTTTCATTTTTATCTTTTTCATCTTTTATATTTAATTCATACTCTAAAAGAAGTGATTTTAATTTCTCTATCTCTGTAAGATTTAAAGAGAGTTTTTCCTCTTTTTCTTTTAAATCTTTTGAAGTTTTATCTAATTCATTTTTTGTTGTTTCATATAAATTTTTTGCTTTTGCAAGTTCATAAAAAAGTTTTGATTTAGCCTCTTCACTTGAATTTAAAGCTGCTTTTTCTTTTTCTAGTGTATTTTGAGTGTAAATATATTTTATTACAATAGCACCAATAACCAAAATAAAAACAAATAGTAATCCTGCCATTAAATCAGCATAAGATATCCAAAAGTTTTCATCATTTTTTTGTTCTTTATTGTACATTTTTTACTACTTTGATATTTCTTTAAATTCTTTAAAATCTTCTAAGATTTTAGTAGTTTCTTCATCAATCATTTCAAGTGAAGTTTTTAGTTTATTTGTAATATTCTCATCATATTCTTCAATACCTTTTTTAAACTTCCACTCCAGTTTTTCCATATCACTTTTCATAGTTTCAATACTTTTTACAATATTTGAGTATATTGCTTTTAAGTTATCAGAACTTAGATTATGCATATGTGAATTTAATTTCTCAATATTGTTATTTAAAAGTTCAGCATTTAAAGCATATAAATCTTTTTGTTTTTCAAAACTTTTTATAGTTGTATGCATATTTAAAGTCATGTCTTTTAGCATAAGTGATAATTTTTCATTATTGTCTATATTTTCACTAATTTTAGAAGATAAAATAAACTCTTTTTTTAGTATCTCTTCTAATACATCAAATCTTTGTTCAATTGATGAGTTGATATTATCTAAGATATTACTTGAAGTTAATTGATTAAATACTTCGCTCATTTTTGTAAAGTTATCTAAATTACTTTTAATATGAATTGATTCAATATCAACTTTTGTCCAAAAGAAATGTTTAGTTCCCTCTTTTATAATAAATGAATCATGTTCAAATCTACTCATTCCTATTTTTTCAAAAAATGTCCACCAGATTGATAAAAAAATACCATAAATAGAAACATAAAAGGCAGTTCCTACTCCTCCTAAAAGTGTAGAAATCTCTTTTTCTAAATCAGCTGAGTTTCCAGAGTTAAAATCAGGCATACTAAAAGCTATAGATATAAAAGTTCCTAAAATACCAAGAGTTGGAAAAATTCCTGATGCAATAGAAGAGAAATTTGTATTTCTTAAATTACTTGTATAATCTTGTAAAAAGTCATCAACACTTCCATTTGCTTTAGTTGTACCACCAATAGTTAATAAATTTTTATTTATATACTCTTTTAAATCATAAGCTAATTCATAATATTGAGTTTTAAATTTACAAGATACAAAATAGGCATTGTGTTTTACAAAAAATAGATAAATAAAAAATATAAAACCAATTAATATAACACTATGCATTTCTACTTTTAAAGGTAAAACACTTAAATAACATAATAAAATAATTCCAAAAAGTGCTGCTGGAACTGTAAGTAAAATGAAAATTCTCGAAAGAGGTTTACAAGTTGTGTAGAATTTTGAATTTAGTTCAATAAAATCGTCATCTGTGAACATAAAATATTCCTTTTTGTTGTCAATAGTTTAAAAATGGAAGTTTATCATATTATTATCTTAAAAGATAAATTTTAATACGCTCATCTTAGAATATAAATATATTTACAAGAATTAAAGGGTAAAATAAAGATAAAATTAAAAAAAGAGTAAAAAATTATTATGTTTAAAAACTTTTTAATTCTGTTGTTTATTTTATGTAATGTTTCTTTTGTATTTGCTTCTACAAAAAAATATACAATTAGTGTTTGTACAACTTCCAATATGCAAAATGCCTTAACTTGTAAAAAAAGAGTGCTTAAAAGTATGAGTGGTGAAGTTTTTATTGTAAAACAAAATTATAATAGATATTTTACTTATTTAAATCTATATGATAGTTATCAAGAGGCTAAAAATGAGATGAAAAATCTCTCTTCTTATGTAAAAAAACAAAAAGCATATATAAAACAAATAGATTATGAAGAAAAAGAAGAACTTAAAGAAAAAGTTATTGAAACAGTAATGGTGAAAGAAGAGAGCATAGCTGAAGTTAAAGAAGAAAAGATAAAACCAAAAGAGATAATTCCTTTGGCTTCTTCTCTTCCTTTGCTTGAAGATTTGAAATTAGTTAGTTCTTATAGATTTGAGGAAGAAAATACTCAAGAAAATATAAAAGAACAAATAGAAGATAGCGTAAAAATAGAGCAGATGGAAGAGCCAAAAGATTTAATAGTTTCAAAAGAAGAGATTCAATATGTGGAAGAATTAAGACAAATTAGTATGGATGAATTTGATAAAGAGAATGAAAAACAAAAACAAATAATTAAACCTAAAGAAGAAAAAAAGCCAAAAATAACAGTTTCTCAAAATATTCAAAATAATTTAGAATCTAAAAAATATGATGTTTCAGATTATGAGCAGTTGATTATTGAAGTTGATTCAAGCACAAACTATATGACTATAAAAGCAAAAGTTGATGATAAATTAGAAAAAATCAAAAATTATAGAGTTTCTACTGGAAAAGATAGTGTAAAAAAACCTTTTGGTGTAGGAAAAGTATCTCAAATTTCTTTAAATCCTGTTTGGTATCCAACGCAAGAAACTAAAAAAACTTTCAAAAAAAGAGGAATAAACCTTCCTTCAGTTGTTCCTCCGGGACATAAATATAACTATATGGGTGCAGCTAAAATAAATCTTACTCATATTGTTGATGGGAAAAGTACATATAGAATCCATGGAACTTTAAATGAAAAAACAATTGGAACAAATGAATCAGCAGGATGTATTAGAATGAAAAATAGTGAAGTTGTAGAATTAGCAAATTTAATAAATCAATTTTCAAGTATGAGAAGTTTGAGTGATGTTAAAGTTGTTTTGAAATAGATGAATACAAAATACCAAATACTAAAAGATATTTTCGGACACGATAAATTTAGAAGTTTTCAAGAAGAAGTTGTTGATTGCATTCTTAACAAACAAGATATTTTGACAATTTTGCCAACAGGTGGTGGAAAATCACTTTGTTATCAACTGCCAACTCTTCTTATGTCTGGAACTACTGTTGTAATCTCTCCATTAATTGCACTTATGCAAGACCAGATAAAAGCACTAAATGATTTGAATATTAGTGCAGATATGATAAGTTCAGCAACTTCAAATGATGAAAATAGTTTCACTCTTCAAAAGCTTTTAAATGGCGAATTAAAATTTATTTATGTTGCACCTGAAAGGTTCACTTCAAATGAGTTTGTATCAGTATTACAGCGAATAAATATAAACTATTTTGTAATAGATGAAGCCCACTGTGTTTCGGCTTGGGGACATGAGTTTAGAGCTGAGTATAGAAATCTTGATAGATTAAAAAGATTTTTTCCAAATACTGCAATTTGCGCATTTACTGCAACTGCTACAAAAAAAGTTGAAGCTGATATTGCTTCTTCTTTGAATTTGCAAAATCCTAGACACTTTAGAGCAAAAACCATAAGAAATAATCTTGATATAAAAGTTGAGCCACGAATCGCAAATGGGAAAACACAAATATTAAACTTCTTAAAAACTCACAAAGGTTTATGTGGAATTATCTACACTTTTACAAGAAAAGAAGCAGAATCAACAGCAGAGTTTTTGAGTGAAAATGGATATAGTGCAAAAGCTTATCATGCGGGACTTAGTAGTGATAAAAAAGATGAAGTTTTTAATGATTTTGTCTATGAAAAAATAGATATTGTAGTAGCAACCATCGCTTTTGGTATGGGAATTGATAAATCAAATATAAGGTTTGTAATACATACAAGTTTACCTAAAACTTTAGAAAACTACTATCAAGAGATAGGTCGAGCAGGACGAGATGGTGAGATGTCTTATGTTTATATGCTTTATTCAAAATCTGATGAAGTAAAAAGAAAACTACAAATAGAAGAAGCCATAGACAACTCTTATAAACAAACAGCTTTAGATAAATTGGAGTTTATGTATAGATATTGTGTTAGTAATAATTGTCGTCATAAGATGATAGCAGGTTATTTTGAAGATGAGATAGAAGCTTGTAAAACTCTATGTGATAACTGTACAAAAGGTGAAGTTGAACTTATAGATGTAAGTGTTGATGCTCAAAAACTTTTAAGTGCCATTTATCGAACTGAACAAAGATTTGGATTAAATCATATTATTGATATTTTAAGAGGTTCAAAAAATCAAAAGATTTTAGAGTTTGGACATGAAAAACTAAATGTTTATAATCTAGGTGTTGAAAAGAGTAAAAATGAATGGATTGCAATCGCAGATAAACTAATAGATATAGAAGCTCTAAGTTTAGGAGAGTTTAGAGCTTTGAAAATAAGTTCTTTAGGTTTAGAAATTCTAAAAGGTAAAGAGAAACTTTTTATTGATAGTGATAAACTAGGAATTGCTTCAAAAATCCAAGAAGAAGAGACTGAGCTTACTTTTGATGAGTTGATTTATGAAAGATTTAGAACTTTACGAAAAGAGATAGCTTTACAAAGTGAAATTCCAGCTTATGTTATATTTGGTGATAAGACTTTAAAAGAGTTTGCTTTAAAACTTCCAATAACAAAAGATGAAATGTTAAATATAAATGGTGTTGGTCTTGTAAAATATGAAAAATATGGAGAAGATTTTTTGAATTTATCTAAAGAGATAAAAGAAGAATTCAAAGAAAAACTTGAACAAAAAGAGCCATTAAAAAAACTCACAAAAACATATCTTGAAACTTTTGAACTTTTAAATGAAGGAAAAAGTGTAGAGGAAATTGCACAAATTAGAGATTTGGGCTTAACTTCAATTCTGGGGCATATTTCAGTTTTATTTGAGCATGAAAAAATCTCAAAAGAGAAAAAGGAAGAGTTATTAAAACCTCTTGAAATTTCTAAAGAGATTAGAAACTGGATAGAAGAGGGATTAAAATTAGATACACTAAAAGAGTTAAGACAAAAACTTTATTTATATGAATATTTATCAAAGGAGTTGTAAATGAGATTTGAAGATATAGATTTTAATAAACTTTATATAGAACAGAAAGAGGCTTCAACTTTTAAACAAAAAAGTAAAGAAGCTTGGGATATAAAAGCTGATTCTATGAATAAAAGAGTTCACAAATCAATTTATAATGAACAGTTTTTAAAGCTTCTAAATCTTGAGAAAATAGATACTTTACTTGATATTGGCTGTGGAGTTGGAAACATATCTTTAAAACTTGCACCAAAACTTTCAAAAGTATATTGTTTAGATTATTCAACTAAAATGTTGGAATTATTAAATGAAAATGCAAAAAAACAAAACATCAATAATATTACAACAATAAATAAATCTTGGTATGATTCATGGGATGATATTTCTAATGCTGATTTAGTTATAGCTTCACGTTCTATGGAAGTAAAGAATATGAAAGAAGCTTTGGAAAAATTAAATAATAAAGCAAATAAAAAAGTTGTGATTTCATATAAAGTTGGTGGGTCGTTTGTAAGTGATGAGATATTAGATGTTTTACAAAAAGATATTATAAAAAAACCTGATTATATATATGTTTTAAATATTCTTTATAATATGGGAATAAATGCAAGTTTAAATTTTGTTCAAAGTGAAGGAAGAGGAACAATTTATACTTCAAAAGAGAAATTTATCGAATCAGTCTCTTGGAGTATAGGAAGTTTAAGATCTGATGAGATTAAAAAACTTGAAGATTATTATGATAATTTGGATGAAAATAAAAAATTTAAAGAGGACTTTGTTTCTTGGGCTATTATCTCTTGGGATAAATAGCTTTATTTCTCAAACCACTTTTTGTTAAAATCTTTTAAAGATTCGGGATAATATCTATGTTTTGGAATATTATTTATAATTAGTGCAATAATTAATAAAATAAAAGCTCCTGTTGTTACAGGAAATAAAATATATAAAAAACCTAAATCATGAATCTGTTCACTTCCAATAACAGCAATCAATGCTGTAGCTCCCCCTGGAGGATGTAATGTTAGTGTTAATTGCATCATTAAAATTGAAGTAGAAACTGCAACTGCTGAAGCAAAAAGTAAATTAAAAGAAAAAAGTTTAAAACAAATTACACCTATTATTGCAGAAATTAAGTGTCCACCTATTAAATTTCTTGGTTGAGATAGAGGTGAGTTTACTGCTCCATAAACTAAAACAGCACTCGCTCCAAATGAACCTACAAGCAAAGTTAGGTCTTTATCATTTAAAATATCACTATGAAAATATGAGATTGCTAAAATCCCTAAAAATGAACCAATCCACGACCAAATGAGATTTGATTTTTCTAGTGGTTCAGAATTTATTTTTTTGAATTGTTTAAAAAACTTTTGCATAGGGCATATTATCAAAAAATATTTTTTTGATAAATGACCTAAATCAAATTATAAGATATTTAATTGGTGAGCTAAATCAGCTGCTATTCTTTCATAATTTCTAACAGCTAAAAGTCTTTTTTGTCCATTTATTCCCACTTGTGCAACTTCATCTTTTGATAGATTTATGATATATTCTAACTTTTCTTTTATTGAATTTTCATTGAAATCACAAAACCATGCACTAATATTATCTTCAAAAATTGAACTATTATTTTCATTATCACTCATAATACAAGGAACTGCACTTGAATAATAATCCAAAACTTTCATAGGAGTTGAACTATTAAATAAAGCGATATTTGGAAGTACAGCTAAACCTATATCTGAAATAGCTATTAAATTTAGTAATTCCTGTCTTGTTTTTGCGTCATAAACTTCAATATTATCTTTTAATTTTGGAAAATCATCTAAAATAGTCTCTAAATATTCAGGGTCTTTTGTAGAAATCATAAGTTTATAGTTTGTACTTTTGATATTACTAAATGCTTTTAAAACCGTTTCAAATTCTCTTAATTTATCTAAAGTTCCTGCATAAAAAAATCTTTTTTCATCTTTTTCATGTTGAATATTTTCATGTAAATTATCAGGGTCAATTGCAGATGGAATTACAAATGTTCTTGTTTTTACATCTTTAAAATAGTCATTTTTCATTTGAAATGATGTAGGTAAAAAAATGTCACATTCATTTATCAGATTTATTTCTGTATAAGTTTGAATTTTATTTGAAATAATATCAAAAAGGGTTTTTTTATTATTTGCTTCATCTGTTTGAAGTTTTGCAATTCTTTTTGGAAAAGAGAGTCTAAATCCTACTTTGTAGTTATATTTATCTTTTCTTTTTAAAACCTCTTTTAGTAAATTAATATTATTTCTAACAACCACAAAAGAGTATTCACTTATATTTATGCCATTAATAGCAAGTTCATCAAGAAGATTTATTGATAAATTTTCAGGAACAATAATAGTACCATTGTCTTTTTTTTCTATTACTGTTTTTGATTTTGAAAAAAATATTGTATTTATATCAAAATGTTTATTTAAATATTTTTGAAATAAAGGTCCTATAAAACTATGGTCTGTATGTTCATTTTGATCAGTTACATATAAAAATTTATTCATTTTTTGCTCCTTATTATAAAAGAAAATTTTAACTGCAAAATGTTGCAATAAAGAAGCATTTATTTTAAATAATTAATAGAGTTTTCCATATAAGTCAATATGTGTTAAATAGACTCTTAAATCAAATTCAACTTGGTGATAAGAAGGCATCATAAAAGTGCAAAGATTATAAAAAGCTTTATCATGTTCTCTTTCTTTAAAGTGAGCAAGTTCATGAACTACAATCATTTGTAAAAACTCTTCGGGCATATTTTTAAATATGGTTGCAACTCTGATTTCATTTTTTGATTTAAGTTTTCCTCCTTGAACTCTTGAAACTATTGAGTGCATTCCTAAAGCATTATTAATTACATTTATTTTTCCATCGTACATTACTTTTGAAACTTGATATTTTTTAAAGTATTCGTTTTTAAAATCCATCACATAAGAGTATAAAGTTTTGTCATTTGTATAATTATGTGCAATTGGATATTTAGTTTTTATATATGAAGATAATTTTTCTTTTTCTATTAAAACTTTGATTTTATCTTGTAAATCTTTTGGATAGTGGTTTAAATATTTCATAGATAAATTATAAGCTTAATATTTCTAATGGATTTGGTTTATTATTTCGTATTATTTGTGCAATTTTATATTCTCTTTCTTTTTTTATAGAGCTGTAATTTTCCAAAATATCTTCATACCAAGATAATACTTTTTCATAGGTTTTACTTGCTAATGTAGAAACACCATCATCTAAAATATCTTTAAAATATTTTATCTTATCTTTTAGATATTCTTCTATATTATTTTCTTTGATTTTTTTAAAACCAAAAGATTTTCCTTCATCATCAATCTTTTCATCCCATGCAACAACTGATTGAATAGCAAAGGAACCAGTTATTGCAGCCATAAAAAGTACAGTCTCTTTTTCATCTTTTAAGGTTTTTAATTTTTCAAAAATAGCTTTATTAAAATCTTCATTATCACTTATTAAAGAAGTTGCCATAAAACTACTTACTTTGTAGCTAGAACGAATTAATGATGCATCATAAACATTGCCATTTTCATCCTCTTCCATTATAAGTTCTTTGAGTTTTTTTACTTCTTCGTAAGAAAGAGATAGAATCTCTTTTTCTGAAATATATCTATCTTCAACAATAGAAAAGATTTTATTTATTTCTTTTTCATTGAAAGAAACT
Coding sequences:
- a CDS encoding L,D-transpeptidase, which translates into the protein MFKNFLILLFILCNVSFVFASTKKYTISVCTTSNMQNALTCKKRVLKSMSGEVFIVKQNYNRYFTYLNLYDSYQEAKNEMKNLSSYVKKQKAYIKQIDYEEKEELKEKVIETVMVKEESIAEVKEEKIKPKEIIPLASSLPLLEDLKLVSSYRFEEENTQENIKEQIEDSVKIEQMEEPKDLIVSKEEIQYVEELRQISMDEFDKENEKQKQIIKPKEEKKPKITVSQNIQNNLESKKYDVSDYEQLIIEVDSSTNYMTIKAKVDDKLEKIKNYRVSTGKDSVKKPFGVGKVSQISLNPVWYPTQETKKTFKKRGINLPSVVPPGHKYNYMGAAKINLTHIVDGKSTYRIHGTLNEKTIGTNESAGCIRMKNSEVVELANLINQFSSMRSLSDVKVVLK
- the recQ gene encoding DNA helicase RecQ — encoded protein: MNTKYQILKDIFGHDKFRSFQEEVVDCILNKQDILTILPTGGGKSLCYQLPTLLMSGTTVVISPLIALMQDQIKALNDLNISADMISSATSNDENSFTLQKLLNGELKFIYVAPERFTSNEFVSVLQRININYFVIDEAHCVSAWGHEFRAEYRNLDRLKRFFPNTAICAFTATATKKVEADIASSLNLQNPRHFRAKTIRNNLDIKVEPRIANGKTQILNFLKTHKGLCGIIYTFTRKEAESTAEFLSENGYSAKAYHAGLSSDKKDEVFNDFVYEKIDIVVATIAFGMGIDKSNIRFVIHTSLPKTLENYYQEIGRAGRDGEMSYVYMLYSKSDEVKRKLQIEEAIDNSYKQTALDKLEFMYRYCVSNNCRHKMIAGYFEDEIEACKTLCDNCTKGEVELIDVSVDAQKLLSAIYRTEQRFGLNHIIDILRGSKNQKILEFGHEKLNVYNLGVEKSKNEWIAIADKLIDIEALSLGEFRALKISSLGLEILKGKEKLFIDSDKLGIASKIQEEETELTFDELIYERFRTLRKEIALQSEIPAYVIFGDKTLKEFALKLPITKDEMLNINGVGLVKYEKYGEDFLNLSKEIKEEFKEKLEQKEPLKKLTKTYLETFELLNEGKSVEEIAQIRDLGLTSILGHISVLFEHEKISKEKKEELLKPLEISKEIRNWIEEGLKLDTLKELRQKLYLYEYLSKEL
- a CDS encoding OmpA family protein, with product MYNKEQKNDENFWISYADLMAGLLFVFILVIGAIVIKYIYTQNTLEKEKAALNSSEEAKSKLFYELAKAKNLYETTKNELDKTSKDLKEKEEKLSLNLTEIEKLKSLLLEYELNIKDEKDKNEKLSTELLDKTNMISLKDEELTLLADKLLVQTQIHQKMVEEFDVAKLKIKNLTGIKLNVIAKLREKLGKSINVDEKSGAIKFSSNILFDQNEYKLKEESKKELSNTLKKYLTTLLGDKDIKKYIESITIEGHTNSDGTYLSNLALSQQRAHAVMQFLYESNIIDRKLLSTYVNSSGRSSSDLILDKNGVEDKDASRRIEIKFTIKNEEAMKELQNFLGEKK
- a CDS encoding class I SAM-dependent methyltransferase gives rise to the protein MRFEDIDFNKLYIEQKEASTFKQKSKEAWDIKADSMNKRVHKSIYNEQFLKLLNLEKIDTLLDIGCGVGNISLKLAPKLSKVYCLDYSTKMLELLNENAKKQNINNITTINKSWYDSWDDISNADLVIASRSMEVKNMKEALEKLNNKANKKVVISYKVGGSFVSDEILDVLQKDIIKKPDYIYVLNILYNMGINASLNFVQSEGRGTIYTSKEKFIESVSWSIGSLRSDEIKKLEDYYDNLDENKKFKEDFVSWAIISWDK
- a CDS encoding MotA/TolQ/ExbB proton channel family protein codes for the protein MFTDDDFIELNSKFYTTCKPLSRIFILLTVPAALFGIILLCYLSVLPLKVEMHSVILIGFIFFIYLFFVKHNAYFVSCKFKTQYYELAYDLKEYINKNLLTIGGTTKANGSVDDFLQDYTSNLRNTNFSSIASGIFPTLGILGTFISIAFSMPDFNSGNSADLEKEISTLLGGVGTAFYVSIYGIFLSIWWTFFEKIGMSRFEHDSFIIKEGTKHFFWTKVDIESIHIKSNLDNFTKMSEVFNQLTSSNILDNINSSIEQRFDVLEEILKKEFILSSKISENIDNNEKLSLMLKDMTLNMHTTIKSFEKQKDLYALNAELLNNNIEKLNSHMHNLSSDNLKAIYSNIVKSIETMKSDMEKLEWKFKKGIEEYDENITNKLKTSLEMIDEETTKILEDFKEFKEISK
- a CDS encoding D-2-hydroxyacid dehydrogenase is translated as MKIVILDRATLGFDINIDIFSKFGKLVSYDMTKNDETKQRIKDADIVLTNKVVIGKDEMDNSKVKLICITATGMNNVDLEYAKQKNIQVKNVAGYSTSSVVQVAFSMIFQIVTKLNYYKSYVDEGSWQKSNIFTHIDEPFYELDNKRVGIIGLGEIGRDFAKKASAFNCEVIYYSTSGKNSNSNYKQVSLDELLKTSDIISIHAPLNENTKNLLNYENMKNIKEGAILLNLGRGGIINESDLAKIIDEKEIYCGIDVVSVEPILEENPLLKVSNKNRLLLTPHIGWASVEARNRLVKMVARNIEETTF
- the prpB gene encoding methylisocitrate lyase; translated protein: MSAGKKFREALKEESPLQIVGTINAYQALQATKVGHKAIYLSGGGIANASYGLPDLGMTMIEDVCIDIRRITSICDTPLIVDADTGWGHAFNVARTVKEFIRSGAAGMHIEDQVAAKRCGHRPNKELVSTEEMCDRIRAAVDAKKQLDPDFYIIARTDAHASEGQEAAIARAKAYVEAGADAIFAEAVHTLKEYKEFTEQMSVPVLANITEFGATPLFTTEELASVGIAMVLYPLSAFRAMNKAALAVYQELKDKGTQEGVLNTMQTRMELYDMLNYHAYEQKMDELFSKGKAK